CCTCATCTTTTTTTCCCCAGATTTACTTGCATCCAATTATTCGTGATGCACATGGCCGTAAGATGTCCAAGTCACTTGGAAATGTCATTGATCCCATTGATGTAATAAATGGTATAACGCTAGAGGGTCTTCAGAAAAAGTTGGAACAGGGCAACCTGGACCCAGACGAGTTAGAAAAGGCAAAAGAAGGCATGAAGAAGGATTTCCCTGATGGTATTCCTGAGTGTGGTACTGATGCCCTTCGTTTTGCACTGATATCCTACACTTCTCAGGTTATACTTATCGCTAGTTTTATCATTATTTTTATTTTCATTGCAAATCTCTGTTACTAAAATTTCTCGTATTTGCCAGTCTGACAAGATAAATCTCGATATCAAGAGAGTGCATGGCTACCGACAATGGTGCAATAAACTATGGAATGCAATTCGTTTTGCCATGATCAAGCTTGGAGATCAGTACACTCCCCCAACAACTATTGTGCTGGATTCTATGCCACCTGTCTGCCGATGGATACTCTCAGTACTTAATAAATCTGTTGGCAAGACTGTGTCATCATTAGAAGCATATAAATTCTCTGAGGCAACATCATCTATATACTCTTGGTGGCAATACCAGCTTTGTGATGTATTTATAGAAGCAATTAAACCTTACTTCAATGAATCTCAAGAGTTCGAAGCTGCAAGAGGTACTTCTAGAGATACATTATGGCTATGCCTGAACACTGGTTTGCGTCTGCTCCATCCATTCATGCCGTATGTAACTGAAGAGCTTTGGCAGCGCCTTCCTCAGCCTAAGGAGGCTTGTAGGAAAGATTCAATTATGATATCAGAATATCCCTCAGCTGTACAGGTACATATTTGTTTTCAGGACAACTTAGAAATGAACCAGAGGATTTGATAGTTTCCAGATAACAGCAGAGTAGAGCCTAGTATGTATAAATTTAAAAGGAATCCACTTTATGATGACAATATGCAAAAGAAGTCAAAGAAAAAGTTTCATATGATATCTCAATTTGACAAATCATACGTTTAAGCAATATTGTACCTGAAATACTATTTTACCTGAGAGAAGTTTCCTGTGATCACAGGAATGGGAAAATGATCAAGTTGAGAATGAAATGGAGATTGTGTTAGATGCTGTGAGTAAGCTGAGATCTCTCCGGCCACCAACAGATATACATGAAAGGTGTGTTTCTTTTCAACAAATATGTTTTTCTACAAGTTACAGACTGTATGACAGATGCTATGCTCAAATGCACTAAGAAAGATTGCCATTTTATTTTAGTCTTGATTCATGATTTTTTTCTCATCATCAGTTCAGAAAGAGAAATTTGCTTATTTCTAGCAGATACCTTATTTTCTGTTTACACTTCAACAGGCGCCCATCTTTTGTACTCTGCCGAAACCTAGAGATTGCAGCCACTGTTCAGTGCTACCAGGCTCAAATTGCAACGCTTGCTTCGGTATCATCTCTGAAGGTTTGACAGATCATGTGTCTTCTATGATTTATTTCTGTCTTCTCTTGAACTTTCTTGTCCTCTTTAGGCCCTGTTCGGTGCCAGTGATTTTGTGTGTTTTTACGAGTGTTTTGAGGAGTGTTTTGGGTGAAAACACCAACCACCCAAAACACTAGCCAAAACACTGCAAAATCCCTTTCAGCCAAAACACTTGTCAAAACACTTATTTGGAACACTGGTTTTACAAACTAGTGTATTCAAGTGTATTCAACACAAATGGATAAAAAGATAATCTTTTTTAACAGTTCCCGCGCTTGCTCAACACATTGGCAAATTTCGCCGGCgcttcgcgcgcgcgggaaacgaCCTGCGCGGCAAtgccgtttcccgccccgccgtggatatatatggtggacaccggcggggtgacaggcacacctcaagctaaaccAAACATCCATCCATGGGCGAGCACAACCTTAGCTGGGATCAGGTTGTTCAGATGTGCCGCCAAGCCCACCCGGAGGACGAGCAGCTAGTCGCCGACGTGTTTCAGGCcgagcagctggacctggaggcggtggaggttgtggaggcggaggcggcagagtGCGTGCAAGGGCGTGAGCGCCTCGCGGCGGCCAGGGCGGAAATCGCCGAGGCAAGCTCGCCGAGGCGCAGGCGGCGATGGCGGACCCTCCGGTGGCCCCACCCGCGGACGCCGACATCCACGACATTTTGGTTACCTAGTCACTGCCGACCGGGCTTGGATGATGCAAACAACGCAGTTACTTTTCGCAGACTGTCCATCACttcgcgtcgccccgctggagcagggtcCAAACGTATTTCGATCTCCGCGGACGAAAACGATCGCTCAGCATCCGTTTGCCTCGGCCCGTTGAAGATGCCCTCGTCGAATCTAGAATCAACACAAAAACGGTGATCCTTGCGCAGCTAAAACTTGCAAATGGAAATCGACTTTGCGAGCATGCGCGCATATGTACCATGTCGCATACGGACGAGGCGCGGTTCACGGTTCATGGCGGCCAACGCCATCGGAGGAAGTTGCGCGGTGGTTGTTTGCCCTGAGCCGCCAGGAAAAACGCTAGGGGGGTGAGGCGTTTTATTTCCACGCCAACCCGACGAGTTTTGAAGTGTTTTTTGGGGCTTACCAGGCCAAAACTGGCCTACCGAATAGCCCACAAGTGTTTTGCCTTGTTTTGACGTGTTTTAATTGAGCCCGGAAATTACACCTCAAAACCGGCCAAAACATGACACAAAACACTTGCACCGAATGAGCCCTTAAGGGTAAAAGGATCTGTTGGGAATGAAGATAAGATCTATGTACCAGAAGTAACCATATATGATATAATGCCTTGCTCTTGCTGTATGCACATTTCCTGTTTGAACTCACCTTACTTTATCAGTAATGTGCAATATGCATAAATTTTTAGTCCAGCGAAGTTTTCAACTGACCCTTGTTGCAATTTTCCAGATCCTGACAGAGGATGATCCAAGTCCACCTGGTTGTGCCACAAATATTGTAAACAAAGATCTAGCAGTGTATCTCCAGCTCCAGGGAGCTCTCAACACGGAAGCTGAACATGAGAAGCTTAGGAAGAAGAGACAGGAAGTTCAAAAGTATGTGCAATTACGCGATCTTTGTCCTGTTAAATTAGCGAATCGCCAGTTATGTTAATACTGATAGTTTCCTTTTGAACTTCTGTTTGCTTTTTTATATCtagtaacatgctctgttatccaTCACCAATGCAGGCAACATGACACCTTGTCACAGAAAATGAATGCTTCAGGCTACCGTGAGAAGGCCCCACAGAGCAAGCAGGATGATGATATGAAAAAACTTGCTTCTTTATTGGAGGAGCTTGAGATCATCAGTGAAGCTGAGAGTAAACTGGATGCTAACAACTGACAATGTTTTGTGACTCAAATCTTTTGAAGTCCTGCAAAATCTGATTTACACGCATTTTAGACGGATGATCCTCTGCAACCTGATACACTAGCTCCCATAGTTACATCAATGAAGGCATGCTCACGTCCTGCAGAAGGCCTCACTCAATCATTTATTGCATATCGGAAGAAATTGTGCATATGTTGCGTGACTACACTTTTGGGCACTTCAATTTTGTGCACAATTTTTAGTTCTGATTTCATGTCCATAACACACCCATGACCTTTTTCTTTTCTATGATTGCATGTGGAGTGTAAACTTTGTTGGTTGGCACGTGAGAGAAttcatgagtttggaaatgtgctCTGCCAAATGGAAATATTTTTTTCCTCACACAATGGGTACATAAAATGGTTACTTCTAGGCTTGGTTATGGACCAAAAATTAGCAGGTGTTTATACACGTAGTTCTAAGTGATACATAATAAATTGTAGTAGATGAAGTTTATGCCAGTGTTTCATGGAGGCAGTTTTAACTGGCCTTGAGCAGTTTACACTGCCAGATGGTAAATTTTTGTAAGCTCTAAATTATAGGAAATCATTAGAAAATTCTGCAATTCAGAAGTTTAAGAAAGCTCGGAATCGTAGATGGCATTGGCAAGATACATGATGGGTCAACTAATCTGCCTGTCCTAGATTTATATCTTTAGCTCACAGAAGAAAAAAACTGCACCAAGCAATACTATGCACTGATTGATAAGCATTAATTTATACATTCTCCGCGAAGTGGTGCATATCTGTGCGGTTCGTCTGCTCCTGAGATAGTCAAGGTGATTCGAAGAACTGTCCACGAACAGTTCTTTTGAGTACATCGATATAAGGTAAAATCCTTAGAGCATCAGGTCCATAATAAAGCGAGAATATCGCCTCTGCCTGGGCGAATGTAGCTTCTGCGCTTGCCATGTCCCCCATGGACAGCTTGATGGAAACGAGCTTGATCAACTCATGCGCGATGGCTATGTGTTTGGGGTGGTACAGCTTCTTGAGGATCTGCATTATCATAAGATGCAATTCACAACAAGTGAAAATTGTAAAAGTGGATTATGTGAAGCTGTAAATGCGCTTCTTAGCATGAATTTGACAGTTTATCTAAGGATAGAACAAGTTTCCAGAGGCTTCCTATGATTGCAAGTTGCACGACGGAGTCTTAAATCGTGAATTTGTGATCACATCAGCACCCAGAACCTAGCTGGTAATTTAACTATTGCTTGTCGGCGAAGAGAGTAGCGAGCACTATGCGTCCTAAGAATACAAGGGCTCGATATCGAAGTACAGTTCTCCCTTATATTTCAACATAGACCAGTTAAAGATTTGAGCGATAATTGAGGATGAGAACTGACTACCTTAATTGAATCTTCACAGTGCTTTTCTGCTTGTCCTTGATCTCCTATCTTTGCAAAAGCCTCTGCGATCATGTCTTCTGCCTGCATGTTTCAGTTTCAAAACATATTTTTCAAGAGCAAGTGCCAGGAGAATTTGGAGCCAAATTTCTATAAAAAGCAAAGTAACATGAGCACCCTAACCTGGGCAAGAGCTTTGCTATATGGGTGCCTCAGCTTCTTTATCTGTTCTAGGGATTGTAATGCATCTGTGATGGAAACTTCAGAGACTTTGTCTATAACTGTAAGTTCCTTAAACCTGTGAGTGTAATTGTTATCCAACTTAGCTATGAATAAAAATTACGAAATACCACTGATGAAAGATGCATCAAATTCCGAAGCAATAGTGCATAACATACCTGTTGATCTTTGATGCTGCCCTGTCTGATGTAGCAACAGCAGAAGCCAAGTCAAGTTGTGATCTACAGCTCATGCAATATCCAGGATCTATCTTCAAATCAAGATCATTTCTGAAAAACAATTTCCCAACTTTCTTTGTATCCTCGTCAACGTTGGATATATGCTGAAAAAAAATTCAGGTTGATGCCACCAAACAAACTAATTAGGAGATTTTGGGTTCAAAATGTTGGGAGGGAATAATTATCTTACAGGCAGCGATAGTTTGCAAACATCAGATTCTTGTAGGGAAACATGAATAAAATTCTCTTTGGATTTGGAGTAAGTTAATTCTGATACGGCACCAAGACAGGTACTTCGTGGACAACGGAATGAATCAATGACAAGGTCCGACAGATGTAGCTCTGAACAACTTGAACATCGGCAACTAAATTTGTAATTCTCCCGAAGTGACGTTTGTCTCTCCGGAAGATCCATCTTGCCAGCCTAGAATGAGAAGCACAAAAAATGCAAAGCATAAACTCATAATTAATTTTCAGAATGTCACACATACACAAGAGAGGAAGGGTGGGAAAGACCTGTGGACCATATGATAGCTCGACTGGCCTCCCTGATTCTATATATTCGGTAGATCTCAGAAAGAGAGTGCGGGAATGAAAGTATGTGTGTACGTTTGGCCGGCACGAGTGATTCAAGAGGCTACCAGACATGTAAATAGCTTGAGCAACCCTGACCTAGAAGTAAGCAAAACAAAACACATGTAACGAATAGTAAAAGAACAAATGAGCACCAACTGCGGAAGCCACAGAAAGCAAAGTAGACATTGTAGCAAAATTGCAGTTAGCAGCGACATGCAATCTATACCAATCCAACAGTGTCAGGTAGTGCGACCTACAAGTACGTATTTGACGCTATAACTCCAACACTCCACAGAATTTCTCAATTTTATGAATTTAAACATTTTATTAAAATTTTCCTCACGGATTTTATCAAGTTTTTTTTACTTTCAGTGTAACAACGCATGCTTAAGAAATGTTCTAATATTTAAAAGTGGATGATAAATTTAATAATCAAGAACATTAAATTGAATAGTAGGCAAAAATACCCCTCATTTTTTATAGCATGGTGTATGTTGATCCCAGAAAAGAGAACTAAAGGATATACCTGCTCCACACTACACATAACCGCATCACCAGCTGCAGAGTACCCTTTGTTCTCTGTACTCCCCTGGCCTTCATCCATGGATTTCATACGAACGATGGCAATTGAATTGACTTTGACTTGACATATCAAAAGAACAAGCTGTATATGATCAAAGAATGCTTAGTAACCCCTGCTGACATATATCAAAGCAATAACGATATACATAAATAGGAAAACTCTGAAAATAAATGTCAGATATACCTGAGATAAAGTTTCCTCCTTCCATGAAAGGTCTGATTTATAATACTTTTGGAGGCATAATGACAAGACAATCGCATATATATGTGATTCCAACTTGTTAGTAGGAGAATCAATATCATAGTGGTGAATGAGATCCTGCAATATGCAGTTTAGTTCATTATTTCCTGGCCTGGAAGTACTTAAAATACTTGTGCAATAATATCTTGTTTTATGGAGATACTTATATGGTATAATACTTAAATGCTACCAAATGAaaataagatttttttttttaccaAATTTGGCCCAGAGATGGTAGAGTTCTTTCCAGCCAGCATTCTTCTATCTATGTATTGTGCCATAATTCGCCCAGCTAAAACTATATCAGCTGGCAAAACAGCTGCCCAATGTGCACCACCACATTCATGCCTATGTTCAGCAATCTGTTTAGAGTCTGGAGCCTTGCGCTTTGTAGAAGTTAGGCTCAGTTTTCCAAGATCAATCTCATTGCTGTTAGATTTAATAAAAGTATcatgattcaaagaaattccgccAACAGCTTGCTCCTGGCACTTTTTTGAACAGTAAACTGGTAGTGTACACAAAGGGCAAAACACAGCATCTGCGGGTGCTTCACTAAAGCAATAATGGCAATGAGTCTCCCGGCACGATTTCAGGATAATCTGCATAAAACTGTTGCAAGTAAGAGACACACAAAACTTCAGCTCACGATTTTTGACAGATTTGCAATAAAAGACGATTAAAAAAACCATGTATTGCAAATAAAGCACATAGAGAATAGATTGATTACTGGCTTCGTAAAAAAAATATTTGTATGCACCTCAAATAAATACATAATTTTCCCAATTCATATGTGAACTACACAAATCAAGTTGGCAACTTAATGTGGCCACAG
This Lolium perenne isolate Kyuss_39 chromosome 1, Kyuss_2.0, whole genome shotgun sequence DNA region includes the following protein-coding sequences:
- the LOC127305579 gene encoding uncharacterized protein isoform X2, whose amino-acid sequence is MERLKSAVPADLRRAVGEGTTRDLPSTTSLLLNFLDGLPLFHQVISELTDPELALCRKDKERAVELKGQGNACFSRREFQQALSFYSQALRYVPICSDGTDEILLATLYVNRASTMHKLGLLEECLRDCDRAISVSPNYAKAWYRRGMINASLKNYSSAMHDLEVALSMEATSSGKSNIEQELKLILLKHRNLNEVGRPSSDRKDAGLPHTEPHMSVLECVSTPGKGRGMTSPNDISPASLIHVEDPLAAIILKSCRETHCHYCFSEAPADAVFCPLCTLPVYCSKKCQEQAVGGISLNHDTFIKSNSNEIDLGKLSLTSTKRKAPDSKQIAEHRHECGGAHWAAVLPADIVLAGRIMAQYIDRRMLAGKNSTISGPNLDLIHHYDIDSPTNKLESHIYAIVLSLCLQKYYKSDLSWKEETLSQLVLLICQVKVNSIAIVRMKSMDEGQGSTENKGYSAAGDAVMCSVEQVRVAQAIYMSGSLLNHSCRPNVHTYFHSRTLFLRSTEYIESGRPVELSYGPQAGKMDLPERQTSLRENYKFSCRCSSCSELHLSDLVIDSFRCPRSTCLGAVSELTYSKSKENFIHVSLQESDVCKLSLPHISNVDEDTKKVGKLFFRNDLDLKIDPGYCMSCRSQLDLASAVATSDRAASKINRFKELTVIDKVSEVSITDALQSLEQIKKLRHPYSKALAQAEDMIAEAFAKIGDQGQAEKHCEDSIKILKKLYHPKHIAIAHELIKLVSIKLSMGDMASAEATFAQAEAIFSLYYGPDALRILPYIDVLKRTVRGQFFESP
- the LOC127305579 gene encoding uncharacterized protein isoform X1, producing the protein MERLKSAVPADLRRAVGEGTTRDLPSTTSLLLNFLDGLPLFHQVISELTDPELALCRKDKERAVELKGQGNACFSRREFQQALSFYSQALRYVPICSDGTDEILLATLYVNRASTMHKLGLLEECLRDCDRAISVSPNYAKAWYRRGMINASLKNYSSAMHDLEVALSMEATSSGKSNIEQELKLILLKHRNLNEVGRPSSDRKDAGLPHTAEPHMSVLECVSTPGKGRGMTSPNDISPASLIHVEDPLAAIILKSCRETHCHYCFSEAPADAVFCPLCTLPVYCSKKCQEQAVGGISLNHDTFIKSNSNEIDLGKLSLTSTKRKAPDSKQIAEHRHECGGAHWAAVLPADIVLAGRIMAQYIDRRMLAGKNSTISGPNLDLIHHYDIDSPTNKLESHIYAIVLSLCLQKYYKSDLSWKEETLSQLVLLICQVKVNSIAIVRMKSMDEGQGSTENKGYSAAGDAVMCSVEQVRVAQAIYMSGSLLNHSCRPNVHTYFHSRTLFLRSTEYIESGRPVELSYGPQAGKMDLPERQTSLRENYKFSCRCSSCSELHLSDLVIDSFRCPRSTCLGAVSELTYSKSKENFIHVSLQESDVCKLSLPHISNVDEDTKKVGKLFFRNDLDLKIDPGYCMSCRSQLDLASAVATSDRAASKINRFKELTVIDKVSEVSITDALQSLEQIKKLRHPYSKALAQAEDMIAEAFAKIGDQGQAEKHCEDSIKILKKLYHPKHIAIAHELIKLVSIKLSMGDMASAEATFAQAEAIFSLYYGPDALRILPYIDVLKRTVRGQFFESP
- the LOC127305579 gene encoding uncharacterized protein isoform X3 — encoded protein: MLRILLLRFMQIILKSCRETHCHYCFSEAPADAVFCPLCTLPVYCSKKCQEQAVGGISLNHDTFIKSNSNEIDLGKLSLTSTKRKAPDSKQIAEHRHECGGAHWAAVLPADIVLAGRIMAQYIDRRMLAGKNSTISGPNLDLIHHYDIDSPTNKLESHIYAIVLSLCLQKYYKSDLSWKEETLSQLVLLICQVKVNSIAIVRMKSMDEGQGSTENKGYSAAGDAVMCSVEQVRVAQAIYMSGSLLNHSCRPNVHTYFHSRTLFLRSTEYIESGRPVELSYGPQAGKMDLPERQTSLRENYKFSCRCSSCSELHLSDLVIDSFRCPRSTCLGAVSELTYSKSKENFIHVSLQESDVCKLSLPHISNVDEDTKKVGKLFFRNDLDLKIDPGYCMSCRSQLDLASAVATSDRAASKINRFKELTVIDKVSEVSITDALQSLEQIKKLRHPYSKALAQAEDMIAEAFAKIGDQGQAEKHCEDSIKILKKLYHPKHIAIAHELIKLVSIKLSMGDMASAEATFAQAEAIFSLYYGPDALRILPYIDVLKRTVRGQFFESP